The genomic interval tttactaGATAAGGTTGAGAACCAAACTTCGCGAACTTGGGTCAAAGTTAATCTGCAAGGATTGAATGAATGAAGAATACCTTGGTATGTCCTCTATAGCTAACAACGACTTCCTCCCAGGTGGAGATCAGTCGAGATTACGAGATTGAGAAAAGTGAGATCTTGGTAAAGCTGGAGCAGAAGGAAGGAGTGATCGCCAAGATGAAGACCCAGCAGAAGAGCTCCGACTCGGCCGCCGCCAAGGAGAAACGGCTGCTTAAACAGCAGTTAAAGGAGAAAGAATTCGAGATCAACAAACTCAACGAGAACTTGGAAAAGGTTAGGATCgatagttgttgttttttctggTGACACACTCGTCACGTGACTGTAGCCTTgagcttttatttttccatggCATGCAACTGTTACTGACTTGAGCACATAATGGTAACAAGGTATACCCTTTTCCGTAGTTTGGATGAGTATTGAAAATGACCTTAATTGGAGCAATGCCTCTGTATTGGTCTCTTTTCTATTCTTTGCTAGAGTTTAAAGTTATGGTAAAGGTGATAAGGTGGGATATGGTTAAACAATTGCCGCAGCAAGTTTTTGAAACTATGATCTAAAAATGAAGGGGTGGAGGTTTCAGTCGTGcatctttcttcttcttgtcTCCAAGACgtgcatgattttttttcctttgtgtgCATTTTCTGTCTTGTTTGGGCTGCTtgcattttttcattttttttttatcgtgtgtgttttttttgttccttaACCAccactcccctcccccttcactGTTCTAATGTTCCGTCCCTAATGGATCACAGGCAGAGCGCAAACAGAAAGAGTACGAGGATCTGATCCAGCTGAAAGACGTTGATGTTCGCAAAGCTGCGGAGGAAAAGGAAGGCATGCTCAAAGCCATGCGCGAGGCGTTCGAAGTGGCCTCCACCAAGAAGACCGAGTACGAGAACAAACTAGAGTCAGTGCGGAGAGAGATGCAGGTGGAGCACGAACGCGAACTCGCGCGCGTACGCGAGAGTCACGCGCGTGGAAACGCGAAAGACGAGAAGGATAAGGAAAGGAAATTGGACATAAAGGAAGAGTCAGTGCGGAGAGAAATGCAGGCAGAGCACGAATCCGAACTCGCGCGCGTACGCGAGAGCCACTCGCGTGAAAACGCGACACACGTGAAGAATGAGGAAAGGAAATTGGACACAGAGGAAGGGCAAGTGACAGTACCTCAGTCGCCAGGCGAAGACAAGAAGCTGGTCGTTCAGGTTGAGAAACTACCGGTGAGTCTGAACAGCCCTGTCACGCAAATAACTTGTCACGCAACTACCTTCTCATGCAAATGTCTTGTCACGCAAATGACTCGTCGCACAAATAATGGCGTTATGCCTTGCCAACCAAATGCCTTTAACACTATTTTTTTGTCACGAAATTATATACTCGTGTACACATCGCCATGCAAGTACCTTATCACCATCGCAAAAATATGGTAACGCTAGCTTTACCACGCTAACACCCGCTCACACAAGCGACAACATAACAGTTATTTACTATTCTTCTAAAAACAACCATAGTGTACCGCTTCTGTTAATTCATTCAAACACTATTGGGATGATTTCAGTCGGATGTGAAGACTAAAGTTCAGCCCCTCAAGAAGACTGGAGAGATGAAGACTGAAGGAATTGAAGAGCCGGCAAGTACCGGGCCCATGAGACGCCTCGCCAAGCGCAGACCTGCCAAGAACTGCACTTCAGACGAGTCCACCACTTCCGAGGATAGCTCTACTCAGGTGAGTTGGCCCCTGTTATTACCAATAACTTGGACCTGCTGACTCGAACCTGCCAATAACTGGAACCAAATGATAACTCTGACGTACTAATAACTCGCTAAAATGTGCAAAGTAAGAGAAAACTGCCAATGGATGTTAGCGATAACTAGTTTGCCTTCACAATATAAGATTATTAACAAAAATAAGGATTTTGACGAGCTATGAAACATTTTCCCTATCCTACCGAGGCCGGGAAGTGTAATTTTCTTACTAATTTACACACATTTTCGAATTTCATTGTATTGCCGTCGCATCAATGCTCAAGGGTTGTAAACATCCCGATAAAAGCTCCTATTTTCATCACGGGCGATTTTACGAAGCCTCTAGGATAAACACACCCATTCCGtgttaaattttatttcaaaacatTGACAGGAAGTACCAAACACTCTCTACCGGAAACACTTTAGCACTGCTAGAATTCGTCGGATTTCGGATTCAAGACTTCAAGCTTCTACATGAGCCTTCCTAATGGTTAGCGGTCCTCTGCATGAGAGTTAATGCCAATCGCCTCTTATCGTTTTGTCTAGGATCGCATTGAGATAGACGTTACTCCCATCATGGGACGTAGACGAACTCGCGCCGCCACAAAGGGCTCAAGAAAACGCCGAAGTAGCAGCGAGCTCTCCCTTGCCGAGGTGAGTCACGCAATGATGTGTCACGCGTCTCACTATGGTGCGTCACGCAACATTATGGGTGTGTATACTGTGATGTTTCAAGCGTAACACTacgttttgttttgatttggtCACACTTTCTTGTCACGCATAGAATATTTGTTACTGTAAACCAATTTTCAAAACCGAATTTACCAGGGCGAAGTTTCCATAGATACTTTGCCGCGTGTttaccttttttgtttttgttttggagGATTATCTGTACtcatatttttattcattttttttttcgtgatcAAGGCCCGGTTTTTCAtgttagcggggttctacttTTACTTACTCTACTTCTTCCTGTGATCAAACAAAGTTATTCGTGTTAGCGAGATCCTACAATTTCTCATCTTGTTCTTCTTTCTGCGATCAAAGCGGATTTGTTCGTGTTAGTGAGGTCCTTCTCTTTCTCATCTTGTCCTTTCTGTGATCAAAGAAAAGTTGTTCGTGTTAGCGAGGTTGTGCTGTACGCATCATGTCCTTCTTTCAGTGATCCATGCGCAGCTGTTCGTAATAGAGAGTTTCTACCGTACTTATCCATCATTTCTTCTCAGATCAAAGCGCAGTTGTCCGCCGCCAAGTGCCGTAGGATGGACACAGATGACGAGACTCCTGGGTCTGTCTCCCGCTCTGTGTAAGTCAATTTCTTAATAATAATCACATAAAAGCACGGACGTGGCCTAGTGGCTAACACGTTGAGCGTGTAAGGGAGCCAACTGACTTGCGAGTGACTATTTGCTACCACACAAGCAGGTAAGAAGACAATAAAGGCTGTTACTCACTAGGAGGCAAGCGTAAGCGCAAAACAAGTgaaaatcggtcaaacacaagcggaagaaaatcaagcagttgcgttcttGCGTTCCAGTGAGGATCGGAAAATGCGCTacgcttgcgcttacgtccaagtgaAAACCAATCTTTAACAAAgccattatttatttatttatttatttatttatttatttatttatttatttatttatttatttatttatttatttatttatttatttatttatttatttttatagtcGAACCCGCTCCACCGCGGGTAGGACGAGCTCTGTGGTCAAATCACGACCGAGTACAGCACGAAAAACATCCACGCTCGTCACGCCTGGCAagcctcccctccctctaacTCCAAAGGTGAGACGTGaaactgatatacgctaagaatgctacaaggtgagacgtggtactgatatacgctaagaatgctacaaggtgagacgtggtactgatatacgctaaggatgctacaaggtgagacgtggtactgatatacgctaagaatgcttcaaggtgagacgtggtactgatatacgctaaggatgctacaaggtgagacgtggtactgatatacgctaagaatgctacaaggtgagacgtgatactgatatacgctatgaatgctacaaggtgtaACCTGGTACTGAtacacgctaagaatgctacaaggtgagacgtggtactgatatacgctaagaatgctacaaggtgagacgtggtactgatatacgctaagaatgcttcaaggtgagacgtggtactgatatacgctaagaatgctacaaggtgagacctggtactgatatacgctaagaatgctacaaggtgagacttggtactgatatacgctaagaatgctataaggtgagacgtggtactgatatacgctaagaatgctacaaggtgagacgtggtattgatatacgctaagaatgctacaaggtgagacgtggtactgatatacgctaagaatgctacaaggtgagacgtggtactgatatacgctaagaatgctacaaggtgagacctggtactgatatacgttAAGAaggctacaaggtgagacgtggtattgatatacgctaagaatgctacaaggtgagacgtggtactgatatacgctaagaatgctacaaggtgagacgtgatactgatatacgctatgaatgctacaaggtgtaACCTGGTACTGAtacacgctaagaatgctacaaggtgagacgtggtactgatatacgctaagaatgctacaaggtgagacgtgatactggtatacgctaagaatggtacaaggtgagacgtgatactggtatacgctaagaatgctacaaggtgagacgtggtactgatatacgctaagaatgctacaaggtgagacgtggtactgatatacgctagaatgctacaaggtgagacgtggtactgatatacgctaagaatgctacaaggtgagacgtggtactgatatacgctaagaatgctacaaggtgagacgtggtactgatatacgctaagaatgctacaaggtggatcgtggtactgatatacgctaagaatgctacaaggtgagacgtgataCTGGTATACACTAAGAATGCTCCAAGGTGAGACgcggtactgatatacgctaagaatgctacaaggtgagacgtggtactgatatacgctaagaatgctacaaggtgagacgtggtactgatatacgctaagaatgctacaaggtgagacctggtactgatatacgctaagaatgctacaaggtgagacgtgatactacgctaagaatgcttaCAAGGTCACTCTTATTTCTGATATACGCTTAAAATACAAGTACTAGTTTTCCAATATTAGTTTTCCATGAATGTTAGAGAGGCGTCACTGATAGTCGAGGTTTCTGAACAAGGCTCTTTATTTCAGAATGAGAGCAGCTCTTTAAGTCTTGCGGAGCACCAGTCCgcgaagaagaagaaaaaaggttTCTTCGGCAAGCTTTTCGACTCCGCCGGTGAGTCCTGCCAGAAGCACCTTAAGaatttggttttattttgtaTAGTAATTTAGTAGAAACTGGTTAATATTGAGAATAAAGAAAGGACACATGAATTGCTCTCAATAGAACCGGATAccgttctttgtttttttaagccgccattttgtcttgGCAGTGATGTTAGTATATGTGAgattatgttgatgataatgatgataatgatacgTTATGGTTTgtaatatgatgatgatgattgattgattgattatgttgatgataatgatacgTTATGATTTGtaatatgataatgatgatgatgatgattgattatggtgatgatgatgaaaaaatATGTTATGATTTGTAATATAGATAATTATAGTGATAATTTTATTATGTAATGATAGTGATgtagatggtgatgataacaatgattatatattttcttctagGCGGCGAAAACTCCCCTCCCCGAGTTCCGCCATCAGGGAAGAAGAGAAAGCTTCTAAAGAAAGACATATCCGGTCCCATGGACACATTTTCCCCGACGCCCGTCAGAGGCTCAGTCAGCGAGGCGAGCAAAGATGACCCAATCACTCGACAATTGCGctcaagaaaataataagagaAATCAGCATAAGTGAGGTGTCCTTttataatatacaaaaaaagtctGGATTTTTTTAATCGGAACTTTTCCAAACAATCGTAATAGCTGATAATATAGTTGCAACTATAACGCTATTTGAAACCCACTACCATCAATTCACAGAAAATGTCTGAATCTTTTTGATTGGGACTTTTCCAAACAATCATGATAGCTGTTAATATAGTTACAACTATAACGGGTATTTGAAACCCACTATCgtcaattattatttactgCCATAGAACTTGGACATATTCAAATTTGGTCTGATTGTTTAAGATAGTGTTCTGGGGAATACATCTTCACCAGCggaaaataatagaaaacgctatttttaaaaagaggAAAGGGGGTTAGTTAGCAAACTAGATtatatgttgttgttgtttgcatATTTGTAAGACATTTGAAATATGTTTTCGTGAACCCAAAAGAATGAGTTGTGTCATTGGGTAACAAAAACAAGTTGTTAATACGTTCCTTGTCACCGTGCTAAACTTCATAGAAAAGAAACACCGTTTAGATGAATCAGAAATGTATTGTAAATACAAAGTTGAAAATTGGGGAAAAAATGTAGAGAAATATACTGTTGTAGTCGTTTTGATAAGCAGTATAATGAAATGAGTTATTCATCTCAtcttaaaataaacaaatctcAGCAGCCTAGCCCCAGGCGtttttaccgggtttcctgtgctcggTGACGAACCGTGAGGTAGCTTGGGGGCTGGGACGAGCTCACCCACAGAACGGGGAGAtggtttcctgtgacgtcaaAAGTCTTACcatacacaggaaacccaataagaatgcctgggactaggcttgTCAAATCTCCTTTATTTCGTTTCAACAAGGGCTCTTCTTTCGTCCCTGCGATCTGTATAAAACACAGCTCGATtaatttaaagccgcattgtcaccagtttatttCCGGAGGTCCGTCGGAAACctcaaaagaatctattagaatccgcgctgtAAAacgggccatccgctctaaattatcagtcctCGAAGAAATTTCCAAAAGACACAatgcttttaaaattttgaaatattttccgtTTAAAataatcggagattgttacgtaatcgaccggaagtaaactgatgaCAATTGAGCCAGTTGGACATATAATTAGCATATTTTACATTTTGAAAATAGGGAGTCATATATCCCCTTTGAATTACGTACTGACtagagagaagaaaaagggtTATTAATTTCGCTATTGTGACGGTTGCACTAAAAGTACCCTGGAAACCAGGGACACCTTATATTTTTCGAGCAAAGATGGGCTGACTTTGTTTTCGACTTTCTAAACGAACAGGGTAAAGCGGACTGCCAACATCTCGACCGAACCCCAGCCCACATGAGGTGCGGGCGCAAGCGGCcccttggccgccaaaaatgggtcatttcttatcgagggttcttcaaatactatcttTTTCCTTGTGATGCTAAGAGCGCGAGTGGCGATGGGGCTCATAGTGTTGTGTAATGATTCGACGGGAGGAATTCTTTTGACTGGAATCGTACCTTTATTCTTATAAGTCAGTAGGATGAAGAGTGATGAGGATTTACAATTTAGTCCTATTTGTAGCAAAACAGTTAGTACGTTTGATTGACAAGCACTGACCACGTGTGCAGAGGGCAGTGATTGGACGGTACTTGACAATGCAAACAGTTACATCAGATATCATTAGCTGTCGGCAAAATTAGCGATAACAAAGGAAAGCTTTGAAAAGAATTTAAGGATACAAAACGAATGTCCTTTGCCATGAAACTAAGGGAGTCGGTAGGAAAGGTAAAAAGGTAACTTTGGAGAAACAAATATGTAACTTGTAATCGAAAGTTACTGAACGGAAGGGGAAAGAACTGGTCGCTCAAGCAGCGTAGATGTGATGTTTGCTGACTTAGATTAGCATAGATAATCAGATTGCCAACACTGCAGAGCTAAGCACCTCCTACTTGAGTGTGGGCGATCCTACGTGCTATGCTAATGATACCGGCAATCAACGTCCGACATCTAAAGGAAACTATATAAACAGAAGACTTGTAAGTTTACCAACTTAATGGGAAGTTGAAGACAGATAAGTCCCAAAACATggtactgtacaggacccgaaatgatcacaggacccgaaacgatcccaggacccgaaatgatccccaaaactaccccaactgatccgacccgaaacgataacgaggagtccccgaaatcaaccccacggaattgcggtaatgaacaaagggaaagcagaagaaagcacttccaattcttaaagcataattaagggttgacagcgaatctatttctaaataacatgacttaaaaaacttaaattccaatacaatacttatatttattacattgccccggGGGTAAACCcgtaaacagagtccaaaacaaatacacaactttaaattgctactgaaaggagtacaacataaacatagcacagccaaagcacagccttgctcagaaaaaaacaaacttttgacctttgcagttccaacacatgactctgacactataaatctcgattccggtaaacatcacccctaaaaaatctatattcatattatttattcacgcctggttcttcaaattaccatcacgggaatttttatttgacccCAATTGCTGACTCAACCAAGTTGTCGAAAGCTGTATTTcccgcgcagtcgtatataaaaatcttaatactatggttttagttaattcaaatttctggaCAAAAATTTCTAACAAAAATGACgcaaaaatgtttcatatgtttttaaaactgaaagccaatcctttcacattccttttgtttgtccattactgcaattccttggggttcatttcggggactcttggggatcgtttcgggtcccgggatcagttggggtacttttggggatcatttcgggtcctatgatcgtttcgggtcctgggatcatttcgggtcctgtacagtacgACCCGATAAATGTCATTATGTCACTAATTCTTATAATTAAACGAACAACTTCCTGTTCAGCTAAATCAACAAAACTAACAATGCCGCAAGAATACTTTCAACCTTGAACAACCCTTTCAGCTAGAGCAAATATCTTAACTTTGTCTATTTGCTCACTACAATTAGCAAAATACGGATTCATTCTAACATAACCTATCATAACATGGTCTCCCCCTTTGAAGACAAGCGTCCCCGCTTGAAAATTTGATATATCATGTAAATGATTCATGCTAAACTAGAGAAGATGTCCGATAaaagataatttgaaaatcaatgcttatataatttttttgtttgttttgtttttgaaatccCTGAGTAAATATATGCTAATTTGAATATGATTATAATTAAGCGTGAGTGCTTTTGACTGCTACGGCAAGCTAAACAACTCCAAATTCACCAAAGAGAACTAGAAAATGACTTTCTGTTGAAAACAACGAAGAATGAATTTTACAGTGTGAttgaaaacactttttataaCATGAAATATTTACCAAGTTGAAAGGTAAACGAATATTGTCGCTTACGAATCTCGTATCCGAGCAACAGAAAGTAATAAGTAAATAGAAAGTAGTCCTTTTTGGCTTAGTTGAATTGGAGGCCGTAAATAACAGAGCGAGAGAGTGTCCTTTTTCCTAGTCGGAATTCATGCGATCTCGCCGCATGAACTCAGTTCATCCGGGTGGAGGTGTTTTAGTGGCTGGTTAAGCGTAAGTTGCTCTGAGAGGTTCCGTTGGAAATACTAGCTCTGTGTCGTCAACGACGGACGGTCGCTCGAGGTCATGCTCCTCCTCGTCGTCCTCCTGTGACTCGCAGCGTGGTTTCTTGGGTGGCGGTACCAACTCAAAGTGGGGTTCGTGTGGAGGTGATGAgcgtaggggggggggggggtaggggcgTGCGGCGCTGATGCTTGAGGCGCTCGAAAACACCATGATGATAACAAGCGTATGCCATAAGAAGGAAGAAGTTCAACAGTGAGACAACTACTGAAGCGTATAGTAGAATTTCGTTGATTGTGTTGACCTCAACCTCGCTGATGGCCTCAATGTCGCCGTGGATTTTGTCAATCTGTGCCGTGAATTGTCGATCGAGCACGCGGTACGTCTCGTCTAGCCCACGAAGAATGGAGTGGTTCATGACGGTGACCGGCGGAATGATAAGCGTACGGAAGTGAAGGTCTAATTGTTTATCGTCCATAACCGACTTCCAAGAGGTATATTGGAGATGTGTCTCTCCAAAGATCGGTAACTCGATTTCCATACGCTGTGGGCATTCGCCGATACCGGACGTAGCGCTCTCGAAGGATACGTTGCAGGGTAAATGGAATACCGCCAGAGGTGTCACACGCATGGGACCATTGTTTGTGGTCAACGTCCCGGATGTTACAGACAAGAAGTAACGTCCGCCGATGTGGTGAATTGCCTTCAGGCCGTCACAGTTCTTTGATGTTATGTGGTGTCGTGGATAAGCCATGTGAGAGTATGGAGATCAAAGGAACCCCAACCAGTTTGGATTTTGAACGACATTAAGAAGGTTAGTGGGGCACAAAGGTGGTCTTAGGTTCAAGGAGCGTGACGCTAAGTCTATCTGCGCGTTGTGCTGCATTAAGAAATCTTTTCCCAAAATAGCATCATAAGTGAGGTTCTTGATTACCAATAAATCTAAGGTAAATACCCTGTTGCCTAGTGATAAATCTGCTGTAAGTATGCCTAGTATTGTTAAGCTGTGACCGTCTACAGTCTGTAGTGCTGCTGAACTGGGGTCGCGCAGCTGTaagttgtttgttgtttttagccGTCGCCAAGTAGACGAGCTGATGCAGCTTATCGCGGCGCCAGTATCTACCAAAAGGTCGATGTCGTGACCAAAGATTTGACCGTGAAGCATTAAATTGTCCGTTGTAAGAAATGGAACATTGACCGTAACATCCGTGCCATTATTTTGGTTGCCGAAATGGGAATTTGAAGTATTAATAATCGTATTGATTTCTGGTAAATTGTCATCAGTCTCATCTGGACTGGGACTCATTGGCTGCTGTAGAATGCTGT from Nematostella vectensis chromosome 14, jaNemVect1.1, whole genome shotgun sequence carries:
- the LOC116608814 gene encoding zinc finger CCCH domain-containing protein 13 gives rise to the protein MLKAMREAFEVASTKKTEYENKLESVRREMQVEHERELARVRESHARGNAKDEKDKERKLDIKEESVRREMQAEHESELARVRESHSRENATHVKNEERKLDTEEGQVTVPQSPGEDKKLVVQVEKLPSDVKTKVQPLKKTGEMKTEGIEEPASTGPMRRLAKRRPAKNCTSDESTTSEDSSTQDRIEIDVTPIMGRRRTRAATKGSRKRRSSSELSLAEIKAQLSAAKCRRMDTDDETPGSVSRSVRTRSTAGRTSSVVKSRPSTARKTSTLVTPGKPPLPLTPKNESSSLSLAEHQSAKKKKKGFFGKLFDSAGGENSPPRVPPSGKKRKLLKKDISGPMDTFSPTPVRGSVSEASKDDPITRQLRSRK
- the LOC125559911 gene encoding uncharacterized protein LOC125559911, whose translation is MAYPRHHITSKNCDGLKAIHHIGGRYFLSVTSGTLTTNNGPMRVTPLAVFHLPCNVSFESATSGIGECPQRMEIELPIFGETHLQYTSWKSVMDDKQLDLHFRTLIIPPVTVMNHSILRGLDETYRVLDRQFTAQIDKIHGDIEAISEVEVNTINEILLYASVVVSLLNFFLLMAYACYHHGVFERLKHQRRTPLPPPPPTLITSTRTPL